The Hymenobacter sp. DG01 genome has a segment encoding these proteins:
- the ruvA gene encoding Holliday junction branch migration protein RuvA, protein MIAYVDGKLAYKDPTQAILDVNGIGYEIRISLATYSKLPADGEKAKLYTYQHIKEDGQALYGFLDPNEKALFMQLISVSGIGPGTGIVMVSSMSVGEIRQAIVSEDVRAIQAIKGVGPKTAQRVVLELKDKLRKDELLAKAGIDTVPLAKAHNTNRSEALAALVTLGFARAAAEKTLDQIQNKHGNDLSVEELIKFALKSH, encoded by the coding sequence ATGATTGCCTACGTTGACGGTAAACTCGCTTATAAAGACCCAACCCAGGCCATTCTGGATGTAAATGGCATTGGCTACGAAATCCGGATTTCCCTGGCTACCTACTCCAAGCTGCCCGCCGACGGAGAGAAGGCCAAGCTCTATACGTATCAGCACATTAAGGAAGACGGGCAGGCGCTCTACGGCTTCCTGGACCCCAACGAGAAAGCCCTGTTCATGCAGCTGATTTCGGTATCGGGCATTGGGCCGGGCACGGGCATCGTGATGGTATCGTCTATGTCGGTAGGCGAAATCCGCCAAGCCATTGTCAGTGAGGATGTCCGGGCCATTCAGGCCATTAAGGGGGTAGGGCCCAAAACGGCCCAGCGCGTGGTGCTGGAGCTGAAGGACAAACTGCGTAAAGACGAGCTGCTGGCTAAAGCCGGTATTGATACCGTACCGCTGGCTAAAGCGCACAATACCAACCGCAGCGAAGCGTTAGCGGCTCTGGTAACGCTAGGCTTTGCCCGGGCTGCGGCCGAGAAAACCCTCGACCAGATCCAGAACAAGCACGGCAACGACCTGAGCGTGGAGGAATTAATTAAATTCGCTCTTAAGTCTCATTAG
- a CDS encoding NADP-dependent malic enzyme: MLKINKQDALNYHSQSPAGKIEVIPTKPVSTQLDLALAYSPGVAEPCKAIAANKDDVYKYTAKGNLVGVISNGTAVLGLGNIGPDASKPVMEGKGVLFKKFAGIDCFDIEIDATDPEEFIRIVKSLEPTFGGINLEDIKAPECFPIETALREQMNIPLMHDDQHGTAIISSAALLNALEVVGKKIDEIQVVVSGAGAAAISCLRLYLELGLKRENVVVFDKDGIINPQRTDLAALQMQFATQRDITSLAQAMEGADFFLGLSAANVLAPELLLKMAANPIVFALANPDPEIAYELALATRQDIIMATGRSDHPNQVNNVLGFPYIFRGALDVRATEINEAMKLAAVHALAELAKEPVPDMVNKAYGDNTLSFGRTYLIPKPLDPRLITTVSPAVAKAAMESGVARTQIDDWFAYEDELRARLGVNQKLMNRITQAARSNPKRVVFAEGDTYKILKAAQILHDEGIAQPILLGNRNKIARIAAENSLDLEGCQIIDILQDEAKREEYAQKLYEKRQRRGITLYEGRRLLRERNYFGSMMLETGEADAFITGLSKDYGKSIVPSLQVIGVAESVKRVASMYIIQHKKGPYFFADTTVNIDPSAEEMVEIIGLTSRAVKFFDTEPRVGVISYSNFGSNPGELPDKARRATELAKQRYPDLILDGEMQANTALNPELLREQYPFSPLADKGGANTLIFPNVISGNIAYKVIQEIGGAEVIGPILMGMRKPVHILQLGASVREIVNMAAIAVVDAQHPEGKGL, from the coding sequence ATGCTGAAGATAAACAAACAGGACGCGCTCAATTACCACTCGCAAAGTCCCGCCGGTAAAATTGAAGTCATTCCGACCAAGCCCGTCAGCACCCAGCTGGATTTGGCCCTGGCCTACTCGCCGGGGGTAGCCGAGCCCTGCAAAGCCATTGCCGCCAACAAGGACGACGTATATAAATACACGGCCAAGGGCAACTTGGTAGGCGTTATCAGCAACGGTACCGCCGTGCTGGGACTGGGCAACATCGGCCCCGATGCCTCCAAGCCGGTTATGGAAGGCAAAGGCGTACTGTTCAAGAAGTTCGCGGGCATCGATTGCTTCGATATTGAAATCGACGCCACCGACCCCGAGGAGTTTATCCGCATCGTGAAGTCGCTGGAGCCCACGTTCGGCGGCATCAACCTGGAGGACATTAAAGCCCCCGAGTGCTTCCCCATTGAGACTGCCCTGCGTGAGCAGATGAACATTCCGCTTATGCACGACGACCAGCACGGCACGGCTATTATTTCGTCGGCGGCCTTGCTGAACGCCCTGGAGGTAGTCGGTAAGAAAATCGACGAAATTCAGGTGGTCGTGAGTGGGGCCGGTGCTGCCGCCATCAGCTGCCTGCGCCTGTATCTGGAGCTGGGCCTGAAGCGCGAAAACGTGGTGGTGTTCGACAAAGACGGCATCATTAACCCCCAGCGTACCGATCTGGCGGCCCTGCAGATGCAATTCGCTACCCAGCGCGACATCACCAGCCTGGCCCAGGCCATGGAAGGCGCCGACTTTTTCCTAGGTCTTTCGGCGGCTAACGTGCTAGCCCCGGAGCTGCTCCTGAAGATGGCCGCCAACCCCATTGTGTTTGCCCTGGCCAACCCCGACCCGGAAATTGCCTACGAGCTGGCCCTGGCTACCCGCCAGGACATCATTATGGCTACCGGCCGCTCCGACCATCCCAACCAGGTGAATAACGTACTGGGCTTCCCTTACATTTTCCGGGGCGCGCTAGACGTGCGGGCTACGGAAATCAACGAGGCCATGAAGCTGGCCGCCGTGCACGCCCTGGCCGAGCTGGCCAAGGAGCCCGTGCCCGACATGGTAAACAAGGCCTACGGCGACAACACCCTGTCCTTCGGCCGCACCTACCTGATTCCTAAGCCTCTGGACCCCCGCCTGATTACTACCGTCAGCCCGGCCGTAGCCAAGGCCGCCATGGAAAGCGGGGTAGCCCGCACCCAGATTGACGACTGGTTTGCTTACGAAGATGAGCTGCGCGCCCGCCTCGGCGTAAACCAGAAGCTGATGAACCGCATTACCCAGGCGGCCCGCAGCAACCCCAAGCGCGTGGTATTTGCCGAAGGTGACACCTACAAAATTCTCAAGGCCGCCCAGATTCTGCACGACGAGGGCATTGCCCAGCCCATCCTGCTCGGCAACCGCAACAAGATTGCGCGTATTGCCGCCGAAAACAGCCTGGACCTGGAAGGCTGCCAGATCATCGACATTCTGCAGGACGAAGCCAAGCGCGAGGAGTACGCCCAGAAGCTGTACGAAAAGCGTCAGCGCCGTGGTATTACCCTCTACGAAGGTCGCCGCCTGCTGCGCGAGCGAAACTATTTCGGGAGCATGATGCTGGAAACCGGCGAAGCCGATGCCTTCATTACCGGTCTGAGCAAGGACTACGGCAAGAGCATTGTGCCTTCCCTGCAGGTGATTGGGGTGGCTGAGAGCGTGAAGCGTGTGGCTTCCATGTACATCATCCAGCACAAGAAAGGCCCATACTTCTTCGCCGATACCACCGTGAACATCGACCCATCGGCCGAGGAAATGGTGGAAATCATTGGTCTCACGTCGCGGGCCGTGAAGTTCTTTGACACCGAGCCGCGGGTTGGTGTTATCAGCTACTCCAACTTCGGCTCGAACCCCGGCGAGCTGCCCGACAAAGCCCGCCGTGCTACCGAGCTGGCCAAGCAGCGCTACCCCGACCTGATTCTGGACGGGGAAATGCAGGCCAACACGGCCCTGAACCCGGAGCTGCTGCGCGAGCAGTACCCCTTCTCGCCCCTGGCCGACAAGGGCGGCGCCAACACGCTCATCTTCCCGAACGTGATTAGCGGCAACATTGCCTACAAAGTCATCCAGGAAATTGGCGGGGCCGAAGTAATCGGGCCCATCCTGATGGGTATGCGCAAGCCCGTGCACATTCTGCAGCTGGGTGCTTCGGTCCGCGAAATCGTGAACATGGCCGCCATTGCCGTGGTAGATGCACAACACCCGGAAGGCAAAGGGTTGTAA
- a CDS encoding ATP-binding domain-containing protein: protein MNATPQEEREYLEEIKEKLTLAIRRIDDAMRRYSNELREKKQYIHEHQSGMDEADMVSAEQSINRMAYTGEGAVARKRRLLKLGQSPYFGRIDFATPGKAANPVYIGVYSFLDETQRQNLIYDWRAPISSLFYDFELGEASYPTPSGTVKGTIELKRQYKIRDGRLEYLLDSDVNIHDDVLQQELAKSSDDKMKNIVATIQRDQNAVIRNETAPVMIIQGVAGSGKTSIALHRIAFLLYRYRDTLAAKDVLIISPNKVFADYISNVLPELGEEHIPELGMDEVAADLLDNRYTFQTFFEQVSALLERHDAAFIERIRFKSSFEFLSQLNQYLLHVENNYFSVADLRVGRTVVPGAFIQQKFKAYHRVPLLKRFGQVANDVRAYVRDKADRKLTGGEKAAIGEGIPRMFRYGNVLEFYRDFYRWLGRPELLKLDQHRLHLEYADVFPLIYLRLRLEGLTAYDHVKHLLVDEMQDYTPVQYAVLSRLFPCRKTILGDVSQTVNPYSASSAEAIERVFPQADVVKLYRSYRSTLEITAFAQRISPNPHIIPLERHGQEPAVLRYPSPEAELEAVRALVTAFPGSGSQSLGVICKTLRQAERAYEVLQGPGVALLTEESTTFKDGVIITTAHLAKGLEFDAVIVPFASTRTYKTEVDRSMLYVACTRAMHQLTLTYSGELTTFLGD, encoded by the coding sequence ATGAACGCCACGCCGCAAGAAGAACGAGAGTACCTGGAAGAAATCAAGGAGAAGCTGACCCTGGCCATCCGGCGCATTGATGACGCCATGCGGCGGTATTCCAACGAGCTGCGGGAGAAAAAGCAGTACATCCACGAGCACCAGTCGGGCATGGATGAGGCCGATATGGTTTCTGCTGAGCAGTCTATCAATCGCATGGCCTACACAGGCGAGGGCGCCGTGGCCCGCAAGCGCCGCCTGCTCAAGCTGGGCCAGTCGCCGTACTTTGGGCGCATCGATTTCGCTACCCCCGGCAAGGCAGCCAACCCGGTGTACATCGGGGTGTATTCCTTCCTGGATGAAACCCAGCGCCAAAATCTGATTTACGACTGGCGGGCGCCTATTTCTTCCCTGTTCTACGATTTCGAGCTGGGTGAGGCCTCCTACCCTACCCCCTCCGGCACGGTAAAGGGCACCATTGAGCTGAAGCGCCAGTACAAGATCCGGGACGGGCGGCTGGAGTACCTGCTCGACAGCGACGTGAACATTCACGACGACGTGCTGCAGCAGGAGCTGGCCAAGTCCTCCGACGATAAGATGAAGAACATCGTTGCCACGATTCAGCGGGACCAGAACGCCGTAATCCGCAACGAAACCGCGCCGGTGATGATTATTCAGGGCGTGGCGGGCTCGGGCAAAACTTCCATTGCCCTGCACCGCATTGCCTTCCTGCTGTACCGCTACCGCGACACGCTGGCGGCTAAGGATGTGCTCATCATTTCGCCTAACAAGGTATTTGCCGACTATATCTCCAACGTGCTGCCTGAGCTGGGCGAGGAGCACATTCCGGAACTGGGCATGGACGAGGTGGCCGCCGACCTGCTCGATAACCGCTACACCTTCCAGACCTTTTTCGAGCAGGTATCGGCGCTGCTGGAGCGCCACGACGCGGCCTTCATTGAGCGCATCCGGTTCAAGTCCTCGTTTGAGTTTCTGAGCCAGCTCAACCAGTACCTGCTGCACGTTGAGAATAATTACTTCAGCGTGGCCGACCTACGCGTAGGGCGCACGGTGGTACCCGGCGCGTTTATACAGCAGAAGTTTAAGGCCTACCACCGGGTGCCGCTGCTCAAGCGTTTCGGGCAGGTAGCCAATGATGTGCGGGCCTACGTGCGCGACAAGGCTGACCGCAAGCTCACGGGGGGCGAAAAGGCCGCCATCGGGGAAGGTATTCCGCGCATGTTCCGCTACGGCAACGTGCTGGAATTCTACCGGGATTTTTACCGCTGGCTCGGCCGGCCAGAGTTGCTCAAGCTCGACCAACACCGCTTGCACCTGGAGTACGCCGATGTTTTCCCGCTGATTTACCTGCGCCTGCGCCTGGAGGGTCTCACGGCCTACGACCACGTGAAGCACCTGCTGGTGGATGAAATGCAGGACTATACCCCGGTGCAGTACGCCGTGTTATCGAGGCTGTTTCCGTGCCGCAAAACCATTCTGGGCGATGTCAGCCAGACGGTGAATCCCTACAGTGCCTCTTCGGCCGAAGCCATTGAGCGCGTGTTCCCGCAGGCCGATGTGGTGAAGCTGTACCGCAGCTACCGCTCTACCCTGGAGATTACCGCTTTTGCCCAGCGCATCAGCCCCAACCCTCACATTATTCCGTTGGAGCGGCACGGGCAGGAGCCTGCCGTACTGCGCTACCCCAGCCCCGAAGCGGAGCTGGAAGCGGTGCGGGCGCTTGTCACCGCGTTTCCGGGCTCCGGCAGTCAGTCATTGGGCGTCATCTGTAAAACGCTTCGGCAAGCCGAGCGGGCGTATGAGGTGCTGCAGGGCCCCGGCGTAGCCCTGCTCACGGAGGAGTCCACGACCTTCAAAGACGGTGTTATCATCACGACGGCCCATTTGGCGAAAGGACTGGAATTTGATGCCGTCATCGTGCCCTTCGCCTCGACGCGCACCTACAAAACGGAGGTGGACCGCAGCATGCTCTACGTGGCCTGCACCCGAGCTATGCACCAGCTCACCCTCACGTACTCCGGGGAGCTCACCACCTTCCTGGGCGATTAA
- a CDS encoding lytic transglycosylase domain-containing protein: MKKLLLRAAVPVLFAASAALPAAAQVQPTLPSAPATPSAADDSLQVNLKLLPDSLVAAPTPLDSVKLAWLRTPPELRDLVGDRISCFETDVPHVFNSHVMAFVRLFTERQRGYTQRVLERENLYFPLFEKYLAKYNLPTDLKYLAVVESALIPTAKSRVGATGLWQFMGPTANDLRLRRDEWVDERMDPEKATEAACKHLRYLYGVFHDWEMVLAAYNWGAGNMQKVVRRTGKKTYWEVHPHLPAETRNYVPTFTAIMYTLKYAQQHQLHSPTLRYQYPEPMDTLQLAGRAFDLTRLARACGYSDSMALARLNPELRKPWLPQGYRPYAVQLPAAVRPALAVVDRATLFDYCRPLAELPQLLPFRAVALTGVEAFPTRSVAEGGPREKTQPAQPRFRRVRHTVKRGETVAAVAERYAVSPAQLRRWNTLGKTNALTPRRQLVVFVPVAPAPESAPEVRVAATEIRRNDVAVVKPSARLQPVAEAPEPASEAAAPARPSSARSAPSARTARVESETAAQVEPDDSVPATYVVRRGDFLEKVARTHGLTVSQLMARNKLTSETLTPGQKLNLREIEDTAAEVAAATRQTAVAAQEPARRATRPTSRPALPAPQVHLVQPGDTLYNISRRYQGLTVEKLRELNNLQSDEVKPGQKLIVKS, encoded by the coding sequence ATGAAGAAGTTGTTGCTGCGTGCTGCTGTTCCCGTATTGTTTGCTGCCTCGGCAGCACTGCCGGCGGCGGCCCAGGTGCAGCCCACCCTCCCTTCCGCGCCGGCTACCCCATCGGCGGCGGACGACTCCTTACAGGTAAACCTAAAGCTGCTGCCCGACTCACTGGTAGCGGCCCCTACCCCCCTCGACTCCGTGAAGCTGGCCTGGCTCCGGACGCCGCCCGAGCTGCGCGACCTGGTAGGGGACCGAATCAGCTGCTTTGAAACAGACGTGCCTCACGTCTTCAACTCGCACGTTATGGCGTTTGTGCGACTGTTCACGGAGCGGCAGCGCGGCTACACCCAGCGGGTGCTGGAACGCGAGAACCTATACTTTCCGCTTTTCGAAAAGTATCTGGCCAAGTATAACCTGCCCACCGACCTGAAATACCTGGCCGTGGTGGAGTCGGCCCTGATTCCGACGGCCAAGTCGCGGGTGGGTGCCACCGGGCTCTGGCAGTTCATGGGCCCCACGGCCAACGACCTGCGCCTACGCCGTGACGAATGGGTGGATGAGCGCATGGACCCGGAAAAGGCTACTGAAGCTGCCTGCAAACACTTGCGCTACCTCTACGGAGTGTTTCATGACTGGGAAATGGTGCTGGCCGCGTATAACTGGGGCGCGGGCAACATGCAGAAGGTAGTGCGGCGGACCGGCAAGAAAACCTACTGGGAAGTGCACCCCCACCTGCCGGCCGAAACGCGCAACTACGTGCCCACCTTCACGGCCATCATGTACACCCTGAAGTACGCCCAACAGCACCAGCTGCACTCCCCCACCCTGCGCTACCAGTACCCCGAGCCCATGGATACGCTTCAGCTGGCCGGCCGGGCCTTCGACCTGACCCGCCTGGCCCGCGCCTGCGGCTACTCCGACTCCATGGCTCTGGCGCGCCTGAATCCGGAGCTGCGCAAACCCTGGCTACCCCAGGGCTACCGGCCCTACGCCGTGCAGCTGCCGGCAGCGGTCCGGCCGGCGCTGGCGGTGGTAGATCGGGCAACGCTGTTTGATTACTGCCGGCCCCTGGCCGAGCTGCCCCAGTTGCTGCCGTTTCGCGCGGTGGCCCTGACCGGCGTGGAGGCTTTCCCGACCCGGTCAGTAGCCGAAGGGGGGCCGCGTGAAAAGACCCAGCCCGCCCAGCCCCGGTTCCGGCGCGTGCGCCACACGGTAAAGCGGGGCGAAACGGTAGCCGCAGTAGCCGAGCGCTACGCGGTAAGTCCGGCCCAGCTGCGCCGCTGGAACACGCTGGGCAAAACCAACGCCCTCACGCCGCGCCGCCAGCTGGTAGTGTTTGTGCCGGTGGCTCCTGCTCCGGAGTCTGCTCCTGAAGTGCGGGTGGCCGCTACGGAAATCCGGAGAAATGATGTTGCCGTGGTAAAGCCCTCCGCGAGGCTCCAGCCGGTAGCGGAGGCGCCCGAGCCGGCCTCTGAGGCAGCTGCCCCGGCCCGGCCTTCTTCTGCCCGGTCAGCTCCGTCCGCACGCACGGCGCGGGTAGAATCTGAAACGGCTGCTCAGGTAGAGCCTGACGATTCGGTGCCGGCTACCTACGTAGTACGCCGCGGCGACTTTCTGGAAAAAGTTGCCCGCACGCACGGCCTGACAGTCAGCCAGCTGATGGCGCGCAACAAGCTCACCTCCGAAACTCTGACGCCCGGCCAGAAGCTGAACCTGCGGGAAATAGAGGATACGGCCGCTGAAGTAGCCGCTGCTACCCGTCAGACGGCGGTTGCCGCCCAGGAGCCGGCCCGGCGGGCTACCCGGCCCACCAGCCGCCCCGCCCTACCCGCTCCTCAGGTGCACCTGGTGCAGCCCGGCGACACGCTCTACAATATTTCGCGCCGCTACCAGGGCCTCACCGTAGAAAAGCTGCGGGAGCTGAACAACCTACAGTCGGATGAGGTAAAGCCCGGGCAGAAGCTCATTGTTAAGAGTTAA
- the gatA gene encoding Asp-tRNA(Asn)/Glu-tRNA(Gln) amidotransferase subunit GatA, which yields MRRFNSLTEVRHELTAGTTSCRQLVEYYLDNIRRKQHLNAFLEVWPEEALAQADAVDAKLAAGTSGKLAGMVIGLKDVLAYKGHALQSSSHILDGFTSLFTGTAVQRLLDEDAILIGRQNCDEFAMGASNETSFFGPARNEVDPKRVPGGSSGGSAVAVQADLCLASIGSDTGGSVRQPAAFCGIVGFKPTYSRISRYGLVAYASSFDQIGTLTRSVEDAALLLEVMAGSDRFDSTASQREVPAYSQQLAPAPHYRIGYIKDCLERPGLNAEIKAATEQALDRFRGQGHVVEGVDFPYLDYIVPTYYILTTAEASSNLSRYDGVKFGYRAPDATDLESLYKKTRSQGFGPEVQRRILLGTFVLSASYYDAYYTKAQRVRRLIKEKTDELLREYDFLVLPTTPTTAFRIGDVNKDTLAMYLADIFTVQASLAGVPAISVPAGTDSQGLPIGLQILSGAFREEHLLAFANSVTETLASVEA from the coding sequence TTGAGACGCTTCAACTCCCTCACGGAAGTTCGCCACGAGCTGACGGCAGGCACCACGTCCTGCCGTCAGCTCGTGGAGTATTATCTGGATAACATCCGCCGCAAACAGCACCTCAATGCATTTCTGGAGGTGTGGCCCGAAGAGGCGCTGGCCCAGGCCGATGCCGTGGACGCCAAGCTGGCGGCCGGCACGTCCGGTAAGCTGGCGGGCATGGTTATCGGTTTGAAAGATGTGCTGGCTTACAAAGGCCACGCTCTGCAAAGCAGCAGCCACATCCTCGACGGCTTCACGTCCCTGTTCACGGGAACGGCCGTGCAGCGTCTGCTCGACGAAGACGCCATCCTGATTGGTCGCCAGAACTGCGACGAGTTTGCCATGGGCGCTTCCAACGAAACGTCCTTTTTTGGGCCGGCCCGCAACGAAGTGGACCCCAAGCGGGTGCCCGGGGGGTCCTCGGGCGGCTCGGCAGTGGCCGTGCAGGCAGATTTGTGTTTGGCTTCCATCGGCTCCGATACGGGAGGTTCGGTACGGCAGCCGGCGGCGTTTTGCGGCATTGTGGGCTTTAAGCCTACCTATTCGCGCATTTCGCGCTACGGCCTGGTAGCTTACGCGTCGTCCTTTGACCAGATCGGCACCCTTACCCGCTCAGTAGAAGACGCCGCTCTGCTGCTGGAAGTGATGGCCGGCTCCGACCGTTTTGACAGCACGGCCAGCCAGCGTGAGGTGCCTGCCTACAGCCAGCAGCTAGCCCCGGCCCCGCACTACCGCATCGGTTACATCAAAGACTGTCTGGAGCGGCCCGGGTTGAACGCGGAAATCAAGGCCGCCACGGAGCAGGCCCTGGACCGGTTCCGCGGGCAGGGCCACGTAGTGGAGGGAGTGGACTTTCCCTACCTCGATTATATCGTGCCCACGTATTACATCCTCACTACGGCCGAAGCCAGCTCTAACCTGAGCCGCTATGACGGCGTGAAGTTCGGCTACCGCGCTCCGGACGCCACCGACCTGGAGTCGCTGTACAAGAAAACCCGTTCCCAGGGCTTCGGCCCCGAGGTGCAGCGCCGGATTCTGCTGGGCACTTTTGTACTGAGCGCCAGCTACTACGATGCCTACTACACCAAGGCTCAGCGCGTGCGCCGTCTCATCAAGGAAAAAACCGATGAGCTGCTGCGCGAGTACGACTTCCTGGTGCTTCCGACCACTCCTACCACGGCCTTCCGCATCGGCGACGTGAACAAGGATACGCTGGCCATGTACCTGGCCGATATCTTCACGGTGCAGGCTTCCCTGGCGGGCGTACCGGCTATTTCGGTACCGGCCGGCACCGATTCGCAGGGCCTGCCCATCGGCCTGCAGATTCTGAGCGGAGCGTTCCGCGAGGAGCACCTGCTGGCCTTTGCCAACTCGGTTACCGAAACGCTGGCTTCGGTAGAAGCCTAA
- a CDS encoding twin-arginine translocase TatA/TatE family subunit produces MNAPLFLFLEGIGGGELMVIVLFILIFFGANKIPELARGLGKGIREFKDASREIRSEIENAGQTPQPQQPYQQQFNQQPYPAPTPAPVAEAPVAPAVTPVAPPMDGGITPPVTPAPEERPRLDQTA; encoded by the coding sequence ATGAACGCTCCTCTCTTTCTGTTTCTGGAGGGTATCGGCGGCGGTGAGCTGATGGTCATCGTCCTGTTTATCCTGATTTTCTTCGGGGCCAACAAAATCCCGGAACTAGCCCGCGGTCTGGGCAAAGGCATCCGGGAGTTTAAGGATGCCTCCCGCGAAATCCGCAGCGAAATTGAAAACGCCGGGCAGACGCCGCAACCCCAGCAGCCCTACCAGCAGCAATTCAACCAGCAGCCCTACCCGGCGCCTACCCCCGCTCCGGTGGCCGAAGCCCCAGTAGCCCCGGCCGTAACGCCGGTGGCCCCGCCCATGGATGGCGGCATAACCCCTCCGGTTACGCCCGCCCCCGAGGAGCGCCCCCGCCTCGACCAAACGGCCTAA
- a CDS encoding twin-arginine translocase TatA/TatE family subunit codes for MNFATLLLGIGNFGGTEFLLIGLAIILLFGAKRIPELFRGMGQGIREFKDASKETKPEFRDQPANPNDTTAPRH; via the coding sequence ATGAACTTTGCCACACTCCTGCTCGGAATCGGTAACTTCGGCGGTACTGAGTTTCTTCTAATCGGACTTGCTATTATTCTGCTGTTCGGTGCCAAGCGCATCCCGGAGCTGTTCCGGGGCATGGGCCAAGGCATCCGCGAGTTTAAGGATGCTTCCAAGGAGACCAAGCCCGAGTTCCGCGACCAGCCGGCCAATCCCAACGATACGACGGCTCCGCGCCACTAA
- a CDS encoding GAF domain-containing DNA-binding protein gives MSFTSFTPNQTAAAPARRLSDAARLEALRKYQILDTPPEAVFDDLVRLAAYICGTPISLVSLLDAERQWFKARVGLEVPSTPLNLAFCRHAILTDKVYEVEDATLDPLFQRNDLVTGEPNIRFYAGAPLITPEGQMLGTICTIDTVPRRLTEEQRDALRILAREVVSHLELRRARIQLEEEKHKLEGLLRMANDTAESFYLHGGQNEIFIKQDHKLLRVNTTDIRYVEALGDYVNIYSGRERYTVYSTMKELEAKLPVRDFARVHRKYIVRLDRIIAIENDAVIVEAGRNAEQATSVLPVPIGSSYKAALLSRLNLV, from the coding sequence ATGTCGTTTACCTCATTTACTCCCAACCAAACGGCCGCGGCCCCGGCCCGGCGCCTCTCCGACGCGGCGCGGTTGGAAGCATTACGCAAATACCAGATCCTGGACACCCCGCCTGAAGCGGTATTTGACGATTTGGTGCGGCTGGCGGCTTACATCTGCGGCACGCCCATTTCTCTGGTATCCCTGCTCGATGCCGAGCGGCAGTGGTTTAAGGCCCGGGTCGGGCTGGAGGTGCCGAGCACGCCCCTTAACCTGGCCTTCTGCCGGCATGCCATCCTCACGGATAAAGTGTACGAAGTAGAGGACGCCACGCTTGATCCTTTGTTCCAGCGAAACGACCTGGTAACCGGAGAGCCCAACATCCGATTTTATGCCGGCGCCCCCCTGATTACCCCCGAGGGGCAAATGCTGGGCACCATCTGCACCATTGATACGGTGCCCCGCCGCCTGACGGAGGAACAGCGGGATGCCCTGCGTATTCTGGCGCGGGAAGTAGTATCGCACCTGGAGCTGCGGCGGGCCCGCATCCAGCTGGAAGAAGAAAAACATAAGCTGGAAGGACTATTGCGAATGGCCAACGACACGGCTGAATCATTTTACCTGCACGGAGGTCAAAACGAAATCTTTATTAAGCAGGATCATAAGCTGCTGCGCGTTAATACAACCGATATTCGCTACGTAGAGGCCCTGGGCGACTACGTAAATATTTACTCGGGCCGGGAGCGGTACACCGTGTACAGCACCATGAAGGAACTGGAAGCCAAGCTGCCCGTTCGTGACTTTGCCCGGGTGCACCGCAAGTACATCGTGCGGCTAGACCGCATCATTGCCATTGAGAATGATGCGGTGATTGTGGAAGCTGGCCGCAACGCTGAGCAGGCTACCAGCGTGTTGCCCGTGCCCATCGGCAGCTCTTATAAAGCCGCCCTGCTGAGCCGCCTGAACCTGGTGTAA